From Meriones unguiculatus strain TT.TT164.6M chromosome 13 unlocalized genomic scaffold, Bangor_MerUng_6.1 Chr13_unordered_Scaffold_47, whole genome shotgun sequence, the proteins below share one genomic window:
- the LOC132651328 gene encoding zinc finger protein ZFP2-like: CNQCGKSFAQNSTLLSHKRTHTGEKPYECNECGKAFAQKSTLLSHKRTHTGEKPYECNECGKVFAQNSHLLSHKRTHTEEKPYECNECGKAFAENSHLISHKRTHTGEKPYECNECGKAFAENSTLLSHKRTHTGEKPYECNECGKAFAQNSALIRHKRTHTGEKPYECNQCGKAFAQNSHLLSHKRTH, translated from the coding sequence tgtaaccagtgtggtaaatcctttgcacaaaacagtactctcttaagccataaaagaacacacactggagagaaaccttatgaatgtaatgagtgtggtaaagcctttgcacaaaagagtactctcttaagccataaaagaacacacactggagagaaaccttatgaatgtaatgagtgtggtaaagtctttgcacaaaacagtcatctcctaagccataaaagaacacacactgaagagaaaccttatgaatgtaatgagtgtggcaaagcctttgcagaaaacagtcatctcataagccataaaagaacacacactggagagaaaccttatgaatgtaatgagtgtggcaaagcctttgcagaaaacagtactctcttaagccataaaagaacacacactggagagaaaccttatgaatgtaatgagtgtggtaaagcctttgcacaaaacagtgctctcataagacataaaagaacacacactggagagaaaccttatgaatgtaaccagtgtggtaaagcctttgcacaaaacagtcatctcctaagccataaaagaacacat